A genomic region of Salinibacterium sp. NK8237 contains the following coding sequences:
- a CDS encoding LysR family transcriptional regulator → MRITLRQVEIFVAVAEFGHFGRAAEALHISQPTVSQEVTRLERALEVALLDRSGRSATLTLAGEAMAAEGKKLLAHATQVVLDVKLHEPSRLRTVRVVASPSIVNRLLPAVISKAEQSLASTRIEDILVDTGGVSAHLVAEQADVGLGRFLDTVDGYSVEVLAEEQVFVAISRKHPLADAAHLELPELGDLPLLLWPREQNPAYFDYLLEICTSRGLGPLLLVSPPRIVGSRLYLLSESRAFSLVSAALIGHLPEDLVAIPLARPATLPLEMQWRTSDGRPQLAALRALIRDVASAG, encoded by the coding sequence ATGCGAATCACACTGCGGCAAGTGGAGATCTTTGTCGCCGTGGCCGAGTTCGGGCATTTCGGCCGCGCAGCCGAAGCTCTCCACATCTCCCAGCCAACAGTGAGCCAGGAAGTCACTCGGCTGGAGCGCGCGCTGGAGGTCGCGCTGCTCGACCGGTCCGGGCGGTCAGCCACACTCACGCTGGCAGGCGAAGCGATGGCCGCCGAGGGCAAGAAGCTGCTCGCTCACGCAACTCAAGTCGTGCTCGACGTGAAGCTGCACGAACCGAGCCGCCTGCGCACCGTGCGCGTGGTGGCGTCTCCGAGCATCGTAAATCGGCTGCTCCCCGCCGTGATCAGCAAAGCCGAACAGTCACTTGCATCCACTCGCATCGAAGACATCCTCGTCGACACCGGCGGCGTCTCCGCCCACCTCGTCGCCGAACAAGCAGATGTTGGACTCGGCCGTTTTCTCGACACCGTGGACGGGTACAGCGTTGAGGTGCTCGCCGAAGAACAAGTCTTCGTCGCGATCAGCCGCAAACACCCACTGGCGGATGCCGCCCACCTCGAACTCCCCGAGCTCGGCGACCTTCCCCTGCTGTTGTGGCCGCGCGAACAGAATCCCGCCTACTTCGACTACTTGCTCGAGATCTGCACCTCGCGTGGGCTGGGCCCGCTGCTTCTGGTGAGCCCGCCCCGAATCGTGGGTTCGCGGCTCTATCTGCTCTCGGAGTCGCGCGCGTTCTCGCTCGTCTCCGCCGCCCTCATCGGCCACCTGCCCGAAGATCTCGTCGCCATTCCGCTGGCCCGTCCGGCAACCCTGCCCCTCGAGATGCAGTGGCGCACGAGCGATGGCCGACCCCAGCTTGCCGCTCTTCGCGCACTCATTCGCGATGTGGCATCCGCCGGCTAG
- a CDS encoding NAD(P)-binding domain-containing protein: MTSTTETDTSVVVIGAGQAGLSVAYYLQRLGLDAGNDFVLLDRGPNTGGAWQFRWEALRIGSAHRINDLPGLEELGLSFETADKHMPAKKVVADYYRAYEEHYGLQVVRNADVIAVDNLGEHLNVTFTLDGEETKTVSTMLVINATGTWGAPFIPWYPGLKSFKGRHLHTSEYRSAREFTDQSVVVVGGGTSAIGFLLELENIASNLTWVSRRPIDFLEDGGLNLEARKEAVLMQDEAARAGRALPSIVSGTGVPRTRRIQAGIERGVLTPRPMFSSIEPDGVRWKDGAFQQADAIIWSTGFRPELRHLAPLKLREKEGGVAVGQGVAWKDPRVFFAGYGPQASTIGANRAGRMIARQAIATLSKIQAMKNGR; encoded by the coding sequence GTGACATCCACCACTGAAACCGACACCTCTGTTGTCGTTATTGGTGCTGGCCAAGCGGGCCTCTCTGTTGCCTACTATTTGCAGAGACTAGGTCTCGACGCCGGCAACGACTTTGTGCTGCTCGACCGCGGCCCCAATACAGGCGGCGCGTGGCAGTTTCGTTGGGAAGCGTTGCGCATTGGTTCCGCCCACCGCATCAATGACCTTCCCGGTCTCGAAGAGCTCGGTTTGAGCTTTGAGACCGCCGACAAACACATGCCAGCCAAGAAGGTCGTCGCTGACTATTACCGTGCATACGAAGAGCACTACGGTTTGCAAGTCGTGCGCAATGCGGATGTCATCGCCGTCGATAACCTCGGCGAACACCTGAACGTGACCTTCACCCTCGATGGCGAAGAAACCAAAACCGTCAGCACGATGCTCGTTATCAACGCCACCGGCACGTGGGGTGCGCCGTTTATCCCGTGGTACCCGGGGCTCAAGTCGTTCAAGGGTCGCCACCTTCACACGAGCGAATACCGCAGCGCCCGCGAATTCACCGACCAGAGCGTTGTCGTAGTTGGCGGCGGAACGTCGGCAATCGGATTCCTGCTCGAACTCGAAAACATCGCCAGCAATCTCACCTGGGTGAGCCGACGCCCCATCGACTTCCTCGAAGACGGTGGCCTCAACCTTGAAGCGCGCAAAGAAGCCGTGCTGATGCAGGATGAGGCGGCGCGGGCGGGCCGAGCCCTGCCCAGCATCGTCAGTGGCACGGGTGTTCCGCGCACCCGCCGCATCCAAGCCGGAATTGAACGGGGCGTTTTGACGCCGCGCCCCATGTTTTCGAGCATCGAGCCCGATGGGGTGCGCTGGAAAGATGGTGCCTTCCAGCAGGCGGATGCCATTATTTGGTCAACCGGGTTCCGCCCAGAACTGCGTCACCTTGCTCCGCTGAAACTTCGCGAGAAAGAGGGCGGAGTGGCCGTCGGGCAGGGCGTCGCCTGGAAAGACCCCCGTGTCTTCTTCGCCGGGTACGGGCCGCAGGCATCAACGATTGGTGCCAACCGTGCGGGGCGGATGATCGCCCGCCAGGCCATCGCGACCCTCAGCAAGATTCAAGCCATGAAAAACGGGCGCTAG
- a CDS encoding DUF3073 domain-containing protein, with amino-acid sequence MGRGRQKAKHTKVARDLKYFSPDTNYGALARELSGSESAAPVSEDSEKWPEYSAGSAYSDKYDVDEEDDEDDNEETRSA; translated from the coding sequence ATGGGACGCGGCCGTCAAAAGGCAAAGCACACCAAGGTTGCTCGGGATTTGAAGTACTTCAGCCCAGACACCAACTATGGTGCACTCGCTCGCGAGTTGAGCGGGTCAGAAAGCGCTGCTCCGGTGTCGGAAGACAGCGAAAAGTGGCCGGAGTACTCCGCTGGTAGTGCCTACAGCGATAAGTACGACGTCGACGAAGAGGACGACGAAGACGACAACGAGGAAACTCGTAGCGCCTGA
- a CDS encoding aminotransferase class V-fold PLP-dependent enzyme, with amino-acid sequence MATKQPDNSVDVDNDEQLAEPEHEHTVVDEQLDDADDSDVVTVNEADSDDAADDGHDDADHAEGTPRPEPLLTRDGSPAAALWSLNSRWRHINHGSFGAVPVFAQLRRLAYLQDTESAPQRWFMAAPERLAQARANLADFIGVDADRFAFVPNASAGMTAAIRALMLNAGDEVLITDHAYGAVAFSARREARQRGAKVRTVPIALDATPEHILTVLGKALAKKPAGLIIDASTSATAREFPVAALAELATKHGVPLLVDAAHAPGIQHRPAEGVAASAWVGNLHKFACGFRGTAVLVAEKKFAKNLYPVIDSWGMDEPFPGRFDDQGTLDYTPYLATVDAITGLEDRIGWDSIRSYIDSLLDYSTDVVADALDAASGEESRVDVGTPAPGMRLLRLPGALGTTDDTAHAIRQRITDELGFETQVTSFRDIGYLRLSAHAYNTADDYERFAEDAVPTLVEWSRER; translated from the coding sequence ATGGCAACTAAGCAGCCCGACAACTCGGTTGACGTCGACAACGACGAGCAACTCGCAGAACCCGAACACGAGCACACCGTGGTGGATGAGCAGCTCGACGACGCTGACGACAGCGACGTCGTGACCGTGAACGAAGCTGACTCGGATGACGCCGCGGATGACGGCCACGATGACGCCGATCACGCAGAGGGCACGCCCCGCCCCGAACCGCTGCTGACCCGCGATGGTTCTCCCGCCGCCGCGCTGTGGAGTCTGAACTCCCGCTGGCGCCACATCAACCACGGCTCCTTCGGAGCAGTCCCTGTCTTTGCCCAACTGCGTCGCCTCGCCTACCTGCAAGACACCGAGAGTGCACCGCAGCGTTGGTTCATGGCCGCGCCTGAGCGTCTTGCTCAGGCCCGCGCGAACCTTGCCGACTTCATCGGTGTGGATGCCGACCGTTTCGCTTTCGTCCCCAACGCCAGCGCCGGAATGACGGCCGCCATCCGCGCCCTCATGCTCAACGCCGGTGACGAGGTGCTCATCACCGACCACGCTTACGGGGCAGTCGCCTTCTCGGCCCGCCGCGAGGCCCGCCAGCGCGGAGCCAAAGTGCGCACCGTGCCCATCGCTCTCGATGCCACGCCCGAACACATCCTCACCGTTCTTGGCAAAGCACTCGCCAAGAAGCCTGCAGGCCTCATCATCGACGCCTCAACCTCGGCCACTGCGCGCGAGTTCCCGGTCGCGGCGCTCGCCGAGTTGGCCACGAAGCACGGGGTGCCTCTGCTCGTGGATGCAGCTCACGCCCCGGGAATTCAGCACCGCCCGGCAGAGGGCGTTGCGGCATCCGCTTGGGTGGGCAATTTGCACAAGTTTGCGTGCGGTTTCCGCGGAACCGCAGTGCTAGTGGCAGAAAAGAAATTCGCCAAGAACCTGTATCCGGTGATTGATTCGTGGGGAATGGATGAGCCGTTCCCCGGTCGTTTCGACGACCAGGGCACCCTCGACTACACGCCCTATCTCGCGACCGTCGATGCAATCACGGGCCTCGAAGACCGTATTGGCTGGGATTCCATTCGCAGCTACATCGACTCGTTGCTCGACTACTCCACCGACGTTGTCGCCGATGCGCTCGATGCTGCGTCTGGCGAAGAGTCGCGAGTGGATGTCGGAACCCCCGCTCCGGGAATGCGTCTCCTGCGGCTCCCCGGCGCTCTCGGCACAACGGATGACACCGCTCACGCTATTCGTCAACGCATCACGGACGAACTCGGATTCGAAACCCAAGTCACGAGCTTCCGCGACATCGGCTACTTAAGGCTCTCCGCGCACGCCTATAACACCGCAGACGACTATGAGCGCTTCGCCGAAGACGCGGTGCCTACTCTCGTGGAGTGGTCGCGCGAGCGCTAG
- a CDS encoding EamA family transporter, translating into MPIRSILAAVLVAIIWGLNFVVIDVGLEGMPPTLFLALRFMVVIVPAIFFVPRPKSRFRDVVLIGSFMSLGQFGLLYTALAIGMPPGLASLVLQAQVVLTVVFAALALRETPTRSQLVGVVLGAAGLVVVGSGRGVETPVLAFFVTLAAAASWAIGNVIARRVGRIGTTSSPLAGLSLTVWSALVVPIPMLGLAFAINGADAVGFALTHLTVPQLLSTAYTAWLASLVGYGIWNTLLARHAASAVVPFTMLVPPIGMTTAWLALGEVPTVIEVIGGVMLLLGVAITTGLLRRRRGRALT; encoded by the coding sequence ATGCCCATCCGTTCCATTCTCGCCGCAGTGCTCGTCGCCATCATTTGGGGGCTCAACTTCGTTGTTATCGATGTTGGACTCGAGGGGATGCCACCCACGCTGTTTCTAGCGTTGCGCTTCATGGTGGTGATTGTTCCCGCTATCTTCTTCGTGCCGCGGCCGAAGTCGAGGTTTCGCGACGTAGTGCTCATCGGCTCGTTCATGAGCCTCGGGCAGTTCGGCCTGCTCTACACCGCGCTCGCCATCGGCATGCCGCCCGGCCTCGCCTCACTTGTGTTGCAAGCGCAGGTGGTGCTGACGGTGGTGTTCGCCGCTCTCGCGCTGCGTGAAACCCCCACGCGCAGTCAACTGGTCGGAGTCGTGCTCGGCGCCGCGGGCCTGGTCGTGGTGGGAAGCGGGCGCGGGGTAGAAACTCCCGTGCTGGCCTTCTTCGTGACCCTGGCCGCTGCTGCATCGTGGGCCATCGGCAATGTCATCGCACGCCGAGTCGGGCGCATCGGCACCACGTCCTCGCCACTGGCCGGACTGTCGCTCACGGTCTGGTCGGCCCTGGTCGTACCGATCCCGATGCTCGGGCTCGCCTTCGCGATAAATGGGGCGGATGCTGTCGGCTTCGCCCTCACGCACCTCACCGTTCCGCAGCTGCTCTCGACCGCTTACACCGCGTGGCTCGCCAGCCTTGTCGGGTACGGCATCTGGAACACGTTGCTCGCCCGCCATGCGGCATCCGCTGTCGTGCCCTTCACGATGCTCGTTCCGCCGATCGGCATGACCACCGCGTGGTTAGCGCTCGGTGAGGTGCCGACGGTGATCGAAGTTATTGGTGGAGTGATGCTGCTTCTCGGCGTCGCCATCACGACCGGGTTGCTGCGCCGTCGCCGCGGGCGCGCTCTCACCTAG
- a CDS encoding PfkB family carbohydrate kinase, with protein sequence MLGIIGDLVEDVVVWLSEPLRHGTDTEAEIFHTRGGSGANVASFAGRLGPTRFIGCVGNDNLGTALVQDLEAEGVDVRVQRKHVTGTVIILIDQDGERSMLPNRAAATMLDEVPDGWLDGLELLHVSAYSFNGAPVGDTVIDVIRRAKRRGILVSIDVSSTGMLAQYGIDRFLDLMVDLAPDFLIGNQSEMACLDVVVDGKPGTNAPRLTDTIIVTKAGADPTIVHQPGSEPLTVAVPPVPAVRDLTGAGDAFAAGFLTSYLATHDLQKACVGGHSSAALVLCSPGASAG encoded by the coding sequence GTGCTCGGCATCATTGGCGATCTGGTTGAGGACGTCGTGGTGTGGCTCTCGGAGCCACTCCGCCACGGCACCGACACCGAAGCCGAAATCTTCCACACTCGTGGCGGAAGCGGGGCAAACGTCGCGAGCTTTGCTGGCCGTCTCGGTCCGACCCGGTTCATCGGCTGCGTGGGAAACGACAATCTCGGCACCGCCCTAGTGCAGGACTTGGAAGCGGAAGGCGTTGACGTGCGCGTGCAGCGCAAACACGTCACCGGCACCGTCATCATCCTGATTGACCAAGACGGCGAACGCAGCATGCTGCCGAACCGAGCTGCGGCGACGATGCTCGACGAGGTGCCTGATGGGTGGCTCGACGGGCTTGAGCTGCTGCACGTGTCGGCGTACTCCTTCAACGGCGCCCCGGTCGGCGATACAGTGATCGACGTCATCCGTCGCGCAAAGAGAAGGGGCATTCTGGTGTCAATCGATGTCTCTTCCACGGGGATGCTCGCCCAGTACGGCATCGACCGCTTCCTCGACCTGATGGTCGATCTGGCTCCCGATTTCCTCATCGGTAACCAGAGCGAAATGGCCTGCCTCGATGTGGTCGTCGACGGAAAGCCGGGCACCAACGCACCACGCTTGACCGACACGATCATCGTCACCAAAGCGGGCGCTGATCCCACGATCGTGCACCAGCCCGGCAGTGAGCCGCTCACCGTGGCAGTGCCTCCGGTTCCTGCCGTGCGTGACCTCACTGGTGCCGGCGACGCCTTCGCTGCTGGCTTTCTCACGTCGTACCTCGCGACGCACGACCTGCAGAAAGCGTGCGTCGGCGGGCACTCATCGGCAGCGCTTGTTCTCTGCTCGCCAGGAGCCTCTGCCGGATGA
- a CDS encoding AAA family ATPase — translation MITTLAIEGFRSLRHLVMPLGRLTVISGANGVGKSSVYRSLRLLSEVGQSGAIAALAREGGVQSMLWAGPEAGAAAAKRAGHPVQGTVRKDVVALKLGYAGTEFGYAVDFGLPTDQCTMFSRDPEIKAESVFSGAVLRPATALSERRNGAVRVRDARGEWVAHDYRLRPIESMVAAFADPGLAPELLTVREGLGSWRFYDHFRTDPDAPVRQAQLGTNTPVLSHSGADLAAAIQTIRERGDRTLLDRTIEQAFDGASVRVQSRDGLFSLVMEQPGLLRPLETHELSDGTLRFLMLVAALLSPTPPSLLVLNEPETSLHPRLLEPLAQLVEAAAQLTQIVVVSHASALVDGLVRGGANEVHLIKRDGETVIEGQGMLDEPPWSWPKR, via the coding sequence ATGATTACGACGCTGGCGATCGAGGGGTTTCGTTCCCTGCGGCATCTCGTTATGCCGCTTGGTAGATTGACGGTCATTTCGGGCGCGAACGGCGTCGGCAAGTCGAGTGTGTATCGCAGCCTGCGGTTGCTTTCCGAAGTGGGACAGAGTGGCGCGATTGCTGCGCTGGCGCGCGAGGGCGGTGTGCAGTCGATGCTGTGGGCTGGCCCCGAAGCGGGTGCTGCAGCAGCGAAACGCGCCGGGCATCCCGTCCAAGGCACCGTGCGCAAAGATGTCGTGGCGCTCAAGCTTGGCTACGCCGGCACCGAGTTTGGGTATGCAGTCGACTTCGGGTTGCCCACTGACCAGTGCACGATGTTCTCCCGCGATCCCGAGATCAAAGCGGAGTCAGTGTTTAGCGGCGCGGTGTTGCGGCCGGCGACCGCTCTCAGCGAGCGACGAAATGGCGCCGTTCGGGTGCGGGATGCTCGGGGCGAGTGGGTCGCGCACGACTACCGCCTACGTCCCATCGAAAGCATGGTGGCAGCATTTGCGGATCCGGGGCTGGCTCCGGAACTGCTGACGGTGCGGGAAGGATTGGGGTCGTGGCGCTTCTACGATCATTTTCGAACCGATCCCGATGCTCCGGTTCGTCAAGCGCAGCTCGGCACGAATACTCCCGTGCTGAGCCACAGCGGCGCCGATTTGGCAGCAGCGATCCAAACCATTCGCGAGCGTGGCGACAGAACGTTGCTCGACCGCACGATTGAGCAGGCCTTCGATGGTGCATCCGTGCGGGTGCAGTCACGCGATGGACTGTTCTCGCTCGTGATGGAGCAGCCTGGGCTGCTGCGGCCGCTGGAGACCCATGAACTTTCTGATGGCACGCTTCGCTTTCTCATGCTCGTGGCGGCGCTGCTCTCGCCGACACCACCATCGCTGCTCGTGTTGAATGAGCCGGAGACAAGTCTGCATCCGCGACTTCTCGAGCCGCTCGCTCAGCTTGTCGAGGCTGCAGCACAGTTGACCCAGATCGTGGTGGTGTCGCACGCTTCAGCGCTAGTCGACGGTCTGGTGCGCGGCGGAGCGAACGAGGTTCATCTCATCAAGCGTGACGGCGAGACTGTGATCGAGGGCCAAGGCATGCTTGATGAACCGCCCTGGAGCTGGCCGAAACGTTGA
- a CDS encoding sterol carrier family protein, with the protein MAQLKIAPIAGEASIRMVRDGRADRDATATAVRYLLQVLAKNAEGNSVEVRVPPFGAVQAIEGPNHTRGTPPNVVEMDAATWIALATGTREWAEALDSGDISASGSRADLSEYLPVVWERIVP; encoded by the coding sequence ATGGCACAGCTGAAAATAGCCCCCATTGCTGGTGAAGCGAGCATCCGGATGGTGCGCGACGGTCGAGCAGACCGCGACGCCACAGCCACCGCAGTGCGCTACCTCCTGCAGGTGCTCGCAAAGAATGCCGAAGGCAACTCGGTTGAAGTGCGAGTGCCGCCTTTCGGCGCCGTTCAAGCCATCGAAGGCCCCAATCACACGCGCGGCACCCCGCCCAATGTTGTTGAGATGGATGCCGCGACCTGGATTGCCTTGGCCACGGGAACGCGCGAGTGGGCCGAGGCCCTCGACTCCGGCGACATCAGCGCCTCGGGGTCGCGTGCCGACCTCAGCGAATACCTCCCAGTTGTGTGGGAGAGAATAGTGCCGTGA
- the purF gene encoding amidophosphoribosyltransferase, translating to MCGIVGIVSSQPVNQQVYDALLLLQHRGQDSTGIATADGSTLHLQKANGQVREAYRTRDMRNLVGTSGLGHVRYATKGNAFNENEAQPFYVNAPYGIILVHNGNLTNTQQLTDELFRIDRRHLNTTSDTELLVNVLANELQEQVSGLDLDPEQVFTAIERVHDRVEGSYAAIALIAGHGLLAFRDPYGIRPLVLGRRQTGLVGYEWIVASESLVLESAGYELVRDVAPGEAIFITPDGEMFSKQCAKAPVLIPCSFEYVYLARPDSIMNGISVYEARLRLGDKLADTISKFTPMGDIDVVMPIPDSSRPAAMQVAQKLGVEYREGFYKNRYVGRTFIMPGQAERKKSVKQKLNAMGTEFKGKNILIVDDSIVRGTTSKEIVQMAREAGANKVTFTSAAPPVRYPHVYGINMPTRAELVAHGRKIPEIALEMGADALIYQEVADMQAAITEGSDVSALEMSCFTGEYVSGNITPEYLDWLELTQLS from the coding sequence ATGTGCGGCATTGTCGGTATCGTCTCTTCTCAGCCCGTCAACCAGCAGGTTTATGACGCCCTGCTGCTCCTGCAGCACCGCGGTCAAGACTCCACGGGTATCGCCACCGCCGACGGCAGCACTCTGCACTTGCAGAAGGCCAACGGGCAAGTACGTGAGGCCTACCGCACTCGCGACATGCGCAACCTTGTCGGCACCTCCGGCCTCGGCCACGTGCGCTACGCCACCAAGGGCAACGCCTTCAATGAAAATGAAGCCCAGCCGTTCTATGTGAACGCGCCCTACGGCATCATCCTTGTTCACAACGGCAACTTGACGAACACGCAGCAGCTCACTGACGAACTGTTCCGCATCGACCGTCGCCACCTCAACACCACGAGCGATACTGAACTGCTCGTCAACGTGTTGGCCAACGAACTTCAAGAGCAAGTGTCGGGGCTCGACCTCGACCCCGAGCAAGTTTTCACCGCCATCGAGCGCGTGCATGACCGCGTTGAGGGCTCCTACGCCGCGATCGCACTGATCGCTGGTCACGGCTTGCTCGCGTTCCGCGACCCCTACGGCATCCGCCCCTTGGTTTTGGGCCGCCGCCAAACTGGTCTCGTCGGCTACGAGTGGATTGTGGCGTCCGAATCTCTCGTGCTGGAAAGCGCCGGCTACGAACTGGTGCGGGATGTTGCCCCCGGCGAAGCGATCTTCATTACGCCCGACGGCGAAATGTTCTCCAAGCAGTGCGCCAAAGCACCGGTGCTGATCCCGTGCTCGTTCGAATACGTCTATCTGGCTCGCCCCGACTCGATAATGAACGGCATCTCCGTTTATGAAGCTCGCCTGCGCTTGGGCGACAAACTGGCCGACACCATCTCGAAGTTCACCCCCATGGGCGACATCGACGTTGTGATGCCCATCCCCGACTCCTCACGGCCCGCCGCGATGCAGGTCGCCCAGAAGCTTGGCGTCGAATACCGCGAAGGCTTCTACAAGAACCGCTACGTTGGTCGCACCTTCATCATGCCCGGCCAGGCCGAGCGCAAGAAGAGCGTGAAGCAGAAGCTGAACGCCATGGGCACCGAGTTCAAGGGCAAAAACATCCTGATCGTGGATGACTCCATCGTGCGTGGCACCACCTCGAAAGAGATCGTGCAGATGGCTCGTGAAGCCGGCGCCAACAAGGTCACCTTCACCTCCGCTGCACCCCCCGTGCGCTACCCACACGTGTACGGCATCAACATGCCGACTCGCGCTGAACTCGTTGCCCACGGGCGCAAGATTCCCGAGATCGCTCTAGAGATGGGCGCTGACGCTCTCATCTACCAAGAGGTCGCCGACATGCAGGCTGCGATCACCGAAGGATCCGACGTGTCAGCTCTCGAAATGAGCTGCTTCACCGGCGAATACGTTTCGGGCAACATCACGCCCGAATACCTCGACTGGCTTGAGCTCACACAACTGAGCTAG
- a CDS encoding pseudouridine-5'-phosphate glycosidase gives MSEPVIHVSQEVQDAVRENRPVVALESTIFTHGLPRPRNLDVALEAEAGLRAQGVTPATIGVFNGVPTVGLSTEQITELSNTDKIAKASLRDLPVVRALGIHGGTTVAATAFLAHHAGVKVFSTGGLGGVHHGASETFDESADMTTLAQIPILVISAGVKSILDIPATLERFETLNIPVIGYGTTKYPGFYVTDSGFSIGYSVDTPEEVAAVVTARDELGLPQSVLLANPVAVDKQLPPEQLDDILARAWAEAEKQGISGNASTPFLLDFIQKDTKGVSLDVNVEVYRGNVSLGGLVATALTR, from the coding sequence ATGTCTGAACCCGTCATCCACGTGTCCCAAGAAGTGCAGGATGCTGTTCGCGAGAACCGCCCCGTTGTCGCTCTCGAATCCACAATCTTCACCCACGGGCTTCCTCGCCCGCGCAACCTCGACGTTGCACTTGAAGCCGAAGCCGGTCTTCGCGCGCAGGGCGTCACGCCCGCCACGATCGGTGTCTTCAACGGTGTGCCGACTGTCGGCCTCAGTACCGAACAGATCACCGAACTCTCGAACACCGACAAGATCGCCAAAGCCAGCCTTCGCGACCTTCCTGTTGTTCGCGCGCTCGGCATCCACGGTGGCACTACCGTCGCAGCAACCGCGTTCCTCGCCCACCATGCTGGCGTGAAGGTCTTCTCCACCGGCGGTCTCGGTGGCGTTCACCACGGCGCCTCCGAAACCTTTGATGAGTCAGCCGACATGACCACGTTGGCGCAGATCCCCATCCTCGTGATCAGCGCCGGAGTGAAGTCGATTCTCGACATCCCCGCAACGCTCGAACGCTTCGAGACCCTCAACATCCCGGTCATCGGCTACGGCACCACCAAGTACCCCGGCTTCTATGTCACTGACTCTGGCTTCAGCATCGGCTACTCAGTCGACACTCCCGAAGAGGTCGCCGCCGTTGTCACCGCACGCGATGAACTCGGCCTGCCGCAGTCGGTGTTGCTGGCCAACCCCGTCGCCGTCGACAAGCAGCTTCCGCCGGAGCAGCTCGACGACATCCTCGCCCGGGCATGGGCTGAGGCCGAGAAGCAGGGCATCAGCGGCAACGCCTCAACCCCGTTCTTGCTCGACTTCATCCAGAAGGACACCAAGGGCGTCAGCCTGGATGTCAACGTCGAGGTCTACCGCGGCAACGTCTCGCTCGGTGGACTCGTCGCCACGGCGCTCACGCGCTAG
- the purM gene encoding phosphoribosylformylglycinamidine cyclo-ligase, which produces MTENSSSSYAAAGVDTAAGDRAVELMKAAVSATHGPNVVGGFGGFAGLYDASFFKDYKHPLMATSTDGVGTKVAIAQALDKHDTIGQDLVGMVVDDIIVVGAKPLFMTDYIACGKVVPSRIADIVAGIARGCSATGTALVGGETAEHPGLLGPDDYDVAGAATGVVEAGSQLGPHLVADGDVVIAMESSGIHSNGFSLVRHILANNKVGYSDHLNELGGVVGEVLLEPTRLYTMPLLNLLDAQPGAVHSLSHVTGGGIAANLARVLPVGSWVEVERSTWSPPTVFRVLSDLAGSSLESAEGTWNLGIGMIAIVAADAADATIAALTADGIPSWEVGRVSMAAHDLSGFEQGAKGVNGGAVRLSGSYAN; this is translated from the coding sequence GTGACCGAGAACTCTTCTTCCAGCTATGCCGCAGCCGGTGTCGATACCGCTGCTGGTGACCGCGCCGTCGAACTCATGAAGGCGGCCGTCAGTGCCACTCATGGGCCCAACGTGGTCGGAGGGTTCGGCGGTTTCGCTGGCCTCTATGACGCCTCGTTCTTCAAGGACTACAAGCACCCGCTGATGGCAACATCGACGGATGGCGTGGGCACCAAGGTCGCGATCGCTCAGGCTCTCGACAAGCACGACACCATCGGTCAAGACCTCGTCGGCATGGTCGTTGACGACATCATCGTCGTGGGCGCCAAGCCCCTCTTTATGACCGACTACATCGCGTGTGGCAAGGTCGTTCCCTCGCGCATCGCCGACATCGTTGCCGGTATTGCCCGTGGATGCTCGGCTACCGGCACCGCGCTGGTCGGCGGCGAAACGGCAGAACACCCTGGTCTTCTCGGCCCCGACGACTACGACGTTGCCGGTGCGGCAACCGGTGTGGTTGAAGCGGGATCCCAGCTCGGCCCGCACCTTGTGGCCGATGGCGATGTTGTGATCGCGATGGAGTCCTCGGGCATCCACTCGAACGGTTTCTCTCTCGTGCGCCACATTCTGGCCAACAACAAGGTCGGCTACAGCGACCACCTCAACGAACTCGGCGGAGTCGTCGGCGAAGTGCTCCTCGAGCCGACCCGCCTCTACACGATGCCGCTGCTGAACCTGCTCGACGCCCAGCCCGGTGCTGTGCACTCGCTCAGCCACGTCACGGGTGGCGGAATCGCCGCGAACCTCGCGCGCGTGCTGCCTGTCGGCTCGTGGGTTGAAGTTGAGCGCTCGACCTGGTCGCCGCCCACCGTATTCCGTGTGCTGTCTGACCTGGCTGGTTCCAGCCTCGAAAGTGCCGAAGGAACCTGGAACCTCGGGATCGGCATGATCGCGATCGTGGCTGCGGATGCTGCCGACGCGACCATCGCAGCACTCACCGCCGACGGCATCCCCTCGTGGGAAGTTGGTCGTGTTTCGATGGCCGCCCATGATCTTTCTGGCTTCGAACAGGGAGCCAAGGGCGTCAACGGTGGCGCTGTGCGCCTGAGCGGTTCGTACGCGAACTAG